The Chroicocephalus ridibundus chromosome 2, bChrRid1.1, whole genome shotgun sequence genome includes a region encoding these proteins:
- the ANKRD46 gene encoding ankyrin repeat domain-containing protein 46, giving the protein MSYVFVNDSSQTNVPLLQACIDGDFNYSKRLLESGFDPNIRDSRGRTGLHLAAARGNVDICQLLHKFGADLLATDYQGNTALHLCGHVDTIQFLVSNGLKIDICNHQGATPLVLAKRRGVNKDVIRLLESLEEQEVKGFNRGAHSKLETMQTAESESAMESHSLLNPNLQQGEGVLSSFRTTWQEFVEDLGFWRVLLLIIVIALLSLGIAYYVSGVLPFVENQPELVH; this is encoded by the exons ATGTCCTACGTGTTTGTGAACGACTCTTCCCAGACAAATGTGCCGCTGCTGCAGGCTTGCATTGATGGAGATTTTAACTATTCCAAACGACTGTTAGAGAGCGGTTTCGACCCAAATATTCGTGACAGCCGAGGCCGAACTGGCCTTCACCTCGCTGCAGCCAGAGGAAACGTAGACATCTGTCAGCTCTTGCATAAATTTGGTGCTGACCTACTAGCCACTGATTACCAAGGTAACACAGCCCTTCACCTCTGTGGGCATGTGGATACCATCCAGTTCCTGGTTTCTAATGGACTTAAAATTGATATTTG CAATCACCAAGGTGCAACACCGCTTGTCCTTGCAAAACGAAGGGGTGTGAATAAAGATGTGATTAGACTGCTGGAATCTTTAGAGGAGCAAGAGGTGAAAGGATTTAACAGAGGAGCTCACTCAAAGCTGGAAACCATGCAAACTGCTGAAAGCGAAAg TGCGATGGAAAGCCATTCCCTCCTTAATCCAAACCTACAGCAAGGTGAAGGAGTTCTTTCCAGCTTCCGCACGACATGGCAAGAGTTTGTGGAAGACCTGGGCTTCTGGAGGGTGCTGCTCCTCATCATTGTCATTGCTCTTCTGTCGCTTGGAATCGCGTACTATGTTAGCGGGGTCCTTCCTTTTGTAGAAAACCAGCCTGAACTGGTGCACTGA